From a region of the Vidua macroura isolate BioBank_ID:100142 chromosome 25, ASM2450914v1, whole genome shotgun sequence genome:
- the AZIN2 gene encoding antizyme inhibitor 2 isoform X1, with translation MLPENPSPTPGGFKGASPRPEHHTMNGYLNESNFLMVEEGFTTRDLLETLLGELCQESDQQAFFVADLGDIVKKHLRFLKALPRVKPYFPVKCNGSEGVIRLLAELGAGFACANKAEITRVQGIGVPADRIFYSSPCKQVAHIRYAATRGVRLMAFDNEVELSKVARSHPRARMLLGITAESIPPAHPSMTFGSTLKSCRHLLETAKEQAVEVVGISFHLGSRGLEPQAWAQAVATAQLVFDMGTELGHHMHLLDIGGGFPGTEDTRAPLEEIAAGINSALDLYFPEGSGVDVVARPGRYYVTSAFTLAVSITALEEIPMEQPGSDEEECGSKKSLVYHLSDGIYGAFSCLLFDSPCPRPRLHKRPCPEQPWHSSSLRGPPGPAEDRIADGLELPQLHVGDWLVFGNMGAYTMPSSSLLTAGPQARVTYAMSRVAWKAVQLFQGKPPQTEDDRESLCTPLSCGWEMAETLCVTPVFAPAGII, from the exons ATGCTTCCTGAG AATCCATCCCCTACTCCAGGAGGCTTTAAAGGAGCATCACCACGCCCAGAACATCACACCATGAACGGGTACTTGAACGAATCCAACTTCCTGATGGTGGAGGAGGGCTTCACCACCAGAGACCTCCTGGAGACCCTCCTGGGGGAGCTGTGCCAAGAG AGCGACCAGCAGGCCTTCTTCGTGGCAGACCTTGGGGACATCGTGAAGAAACACCTGCGTTTCCTGAAGGCCTTGCCCCGAGTGAAACCCTATTTCCCAGTTAAATGCAACGGCAGCGAAGGGGTGATTcggctgctggcagagctgggggcaggatTTGCCTGTGCCAACAAG gCAGAGATCACCCGGGTCCAAGGCATTGGGGTCCCAGCTGACAGGATCTTCTACAGCAGCCCCTGCAAGCAGGTCGCCCACATCAGGTACGCGGCCACCCGCGGGGTCAGGCTGATGGCCTTCGACAACGAGGTGGAGCTGAGCAAGGTGGCCAGGAGCCACCCCCGTGCCAG GATGTTGTTGGGGATCACTGCTGAGTCCATCCCTCCTGCCCACCCGAGCATGACCTTTGGGAGCACGCTGAAATCCTGCCGGCACCTGCTGGAGACAGCGAAGGAACAGGCTGTGGAGGTCGTTGGCATCAG CTTCCACCTCGGGAGCCgtgggctggagccccaggccTGGGCCCAGGCTGtggccacagcacagctggtgtTTGACATGGGCACGGAGCTGGGACACCACATGCACCTCCTGGACATCGGGGGGGGGTTCCCCGGCACTGAGGACACCAGAGCCCCGCTGGAAGAG ATCGCTGCCGGGATAAACTCTGCCTTGGATTTGTACTTCCCCGAGGGCAGCGGGGTGGACGTTGTTGCCAGGCCTGGGCGTTATTATGTCACCTCTGCCTTCACCTTGGCTGTCAGCATCACTGCCTTGGAGGAGATCCccatggagcagcctggctctgaCG AGGAAGAGTGTGGCAGCAAGAAGAGCCTGGTCTATCACCTCAGTGATGGCATCTACGGTGCCTTCAGCTGCCTCCTGTTCgacagcccctgccccaggccTCGGCTGCACAAG AGACCGTGCccggagcagccctggcacagcagcagcctgcgGGGCCCGCCGGGGCCCGCCGAGGATCGCATCGCCGacgggctggagctgccccagctgcacGTGGGGGACTGGCTGGTTTTTGGCAACATGGGAGCCTACACCATGCCAAGCTCATCGCTGCTGACGGCGGGTCCCCAGGCACGGGTCACCTACGCCATGTCCCGCGTGGCCTG GAAAGCCGTCCAGCTCTTCCAGGGAAAGCCACCCCAGACTGAAGACGACCGTGAGAGCCTCTGCACACCCCTGTCCTGCGGCTGGGAGATGGCAGAGACACTTTGTGTCACCCCTGTCTTCGCTCCAGCTGGCATCATCTGA
- the AZIN2 gene encoding antizyme inhibitor 2 isoform X2, whose product MNGYLNESNFLMVEEGFTTRDLLETLLGELCQESDQQAFFVADLGDIVKKHLRFLKALPRVKPYFPVKCNGSEGVIRLLAELGAGFACANKAEITRVQGIGVPADRIFYSSPCKQVAHIRYAATRGVRLMAFDNEVELSKVARSHPRARMLLGITAESIPPAHPSMTFGSTLKSCRHLLETAKEQAVEVVGISFHLGSRGLEPQAWAQAVATAQLVFDMGTELGHHMHLLDIGGGFPGTEDTRAPLEEIAAGINSALDLYFPEGSGVDVVARPGRYYVTSAFTLAVSITALEEIPMEQPGSDEEECGSKKSLVYHLSDGIYGAFSCLLFDSPCPRPRLHKRPCPEQPWHSSSLRGPPGPAEDRIADGLELPQLHVGDWLVFGNMGAYTMPSSSLLTAGPQARVTYAMSRVAWKAVQLFQGKPPQTEDDRESLCTPLSCGWEMAETLCVTPVFAPAGII is encoded by the exons ATGAACGGGTACTTGAACGAATCCAACTTCCTGATGGTGGAGGAGGGCTTCACCACCAGAGACCTCCTGGAGACCCTCCTGGGGGAGCTGTGCCAAGAG AGCGACCAGCAGGCCTTCTTCGTGGCAGACCTTGGGGACATCGTGAAGAAACACCTGCGTTTCCTGAAGGCCTTGCCCCGAGTGAAACCCTATTTCCCAGTTAAATGCAACGGCAGCGAAGGGGTGATTcggctgctggcagagctgggggcaggatTTGCCTGTGCCAACAAG gCAGAGATCACCCGGGTCCAAGGCATTGGGGTCCCAGCTGACAGGATCTTCTACAGCAGCCCCTGCAAGCAGGTCGCCCACATCAGGTACGCGGCCACCCGCGGGGTCAGGCTGATGGCCTTCGACAACGAGGTGGAGCTGAGCAAGGTGGCCAGGAGCCACCCCCGTGCCAG GATGTTGTTGGGGATCACTGCTGAGTCCATCCCTCCTGCCCACCCGAGCATGACCTTTGGGAGCACGCTGAAATCCTGCCGGCACCTGCTGGAGACAGCGAAGGAACAGGCTGTGGAGGTCGTTGGCATCAG CTTCCACCTCGGGAGCCgtgggctggagccccaggccTGGGCCCAGGCTGtggccacagcacagctggtgtTTGACATGGGCACGGAGCTGGGACACCACATGCACCTCCTGGACATCGGGGGGGGGTTCCCCGGCACTGAGGACACCAGAGCCCCGCTGGAAGAG ATCGCTGCCGGGATAAACTCTGCCTTGGATTTGTACTTCCCCGAGGGCAGCGGGGTGGACGTTGTTGCCAGGCCTGGGCGTTATTATGTCACCTCTGCCTTCACCTTGGCTGTCAGCATCACTGCCTTGGAGGAGATCCccatggagcagcctggctctgaCG AGGAAGAGTGTGGCAGCAAGAAGAGCCTGGTCTATCACCTCAGTGATGGCATCTACGGTGCCTTCAGCTGCCTCCTGTTCgacagcccctgccccaggccTCGGCTGCACAAG AGACCGTGCccggagcagccctggcacagcagcagcctgcgGGGCCCGCCGGGGCCCGCCGAGGATCGCATCGCCGacgggctggagctgccccagctgcacGTGGGGGACTGGCTGGTTTTTGGCAACATGGGAGCCTACACCATGCCAAGCTCATCGCTGCTGACGGCGGGTCCCCAGGCACGGGTCACCTACGCCATGTCCCGCGTGGCCTG GAAAGCCGTCCAGCTCTTCCAGGGAAAGCCACCCCAGACTGAAGACGACCGTGAGAGCCTCTGCACACCCCTGTCCTGCGGCTGGGAGATGGCAGAGACACTTTGTGTCACCCCTGTCTTCGCTCCAGCTGGCATCATCTGA
- the NDUFS5 gene encoding NADH dehydrogenase [ubiquinone] iron-sulfur protein 5 gives MPFLGLQKQLGIDVDSFLLRQSMPQPHGQAGACHAFEREWVECGHGLGQIRARRECQLEYEDFMECMKRTKLTQRLRMILEQRDKMIKQGKYTPPEHHMGKEEPRP, from the exons ATGCCGTTCTTGGGCCTGCAGAAGCAGCTGGGCATCGATGTGGACAGCTTCCTGCTGCGGCAGAGCATGCCGCAGCCGCACGGCCAGGCCGGGGCCTGCCACGCCTTCGAGCGCGAGTGGGTGGAGTGCGGGCACGGGCTGGGCCAGATCCGCGCCCGGCGCGAGTGTCAGCTCGAGTACGAGGATTTCATGGAGTGCATGAAGCGCACCAAGCTG ACTCAACGGCTCCGGATGATCTTGGAGCAGCGGGACAAGATGATCAAGCAGGGGAAGTACACACCCCCCGAGCACCACATGGGCAAGGAGGAGCCCAGGCCGTGA